In one Musa acuminata AAA Group cultivar baxijiao chromosome BXJ2-5, Cavendish_Baxijiao_AAA, whole genome shotgun sequence genomic region, the following are encoded:
- the LOC135612384 gene encoding sterol 3-beta-glucosyltransferase UGT80A2-like isoform X1: MAENSNSMGESDKDGSASSPAVERNLPRASTMPKGTKYAEKSETSSEGPNLERSKTEKHGQNSPHDDPTAQLFDDKIPDKQKTLNQIATVKDDGTVVVDVPSNFETKSINLRSENIYGEAVDEEPVDLPDLQYRPPMQIVILIVGTRGDVQPFVAIGKLLQAYGHRVRLATHANFREFVLTAGLEFYPLGGDPKILAEYMVKNKGFLPSAPSEIPIQRKQIKEIIFSLLSSCKDPDIGTDVPFKVDAIIANPPAYGHTHVAEALKVPIHIFFTMPWTPTSEFPHPLSRVKQSVGYRPVQEPGKMTKIIVEAQKITGQRGIINKGWGGLGNLAEPKDYVYLLDNVPHDWLFPQCKAVVHHGGAGTTAAGLRAACPTTIVPFFGDQPFWGERVHARGLGPPPIPVDQFSLEKLVDAIMFMMTPKVKENAVQLAKAMETEDGVSGAVKAFLKHLPPKISPQVTPEPSSFVDFLVAPIRRCFFSPQVIFCAFYVVKERHLWWNIYLYARVHISYPTSY; encoded by the exons ATGGCGGAGAACAGCAACAGCATGGGGGAGAGCGACAAAGATGGATCCGCCTCCTCTCCCGCGG TCGAGAGAAATCTTCCTAGGGCAAGCACAATGCCTAAAGGGACAAAATATGCTGAAAAATCAGAGACTTCCTCAGAAGGACCAAATCTAGAAAGGTCCAAAACTGAGAAACATGGGCAAAATAGTCCACATGATGACCCAACAGCCCAATTATTTGACGACAAGATTCCTGACAAACAAAAG ACGTTAAATCAAATAGCTACAGTGAAGGATGATGGGACTGTTGTGGTAGATGTTCCAAGCAATTTTGAAACCAAATCAATAAATTTGAGATCTGAGAATATATATGGTGAAGCAGTTGATGAAGAGCCAGTAGATTTGCCTGATCTACAGTATCGACCTCCGATGCAAATAGTCATTCTTATTGTTGGGACACGAGGTGATGTGCAACCATTTGTTGCTATTGGAAAACTTTTGCAG GCCTATGGTCATCGTGTTAGGCTGGCAACTCATGCAAATTTCAGGGAATTTGTTTTAACTGCTGGCTTGGAGTTTTATCCTCTAGGTGGAGATCCAAAAATTCTTGCTGAAT ATATGGTTAAGAATAAAGGTTTCTTACCTTCTGCACCATCGGAGATACCTATCCAACGGAAACAGATTAAAGAAATTATATTTTCCTTGCTTTCATCCTGTAAGGATCCTGATATTGGCACCGATGTTCCGTTCAAAGTCGATGCTATAATTGCAAATCCACCCGCATATG GGCATACACATGTGGCTGAGGCGCTAAAAGTACCAATTCACATTTTTTTTACAATGCCATGGAC ACCAACTAGTGAATTTCCACATCCTCTTTCCCGTGTCAAGCAATCTGTTGGATATAGA CCTGTTCAAGAACCTGGAAAAATGACAAAGATTATTGTGGAGGCACAAAAAATTACTGGTCAAAGAGGCATCATCAATAAGGGCTGGGGTGGCCTTGGAAATT TGGCAGAACCCAAGGATTACGTGTACCTGCTGGATAATGTTCCCCATGACTGGTTATTCCCGCAGTGTAAGGCAGTG GTGCATCATGGTGGTGCTGGAACAACAGCCGCTGGGCTTAGGGCTGCT TGCCCAACTACTATTGTACCTTTCTTTGGTGACCAACCTTTTTGGGGAGAACGAGTGCATGCCAGGGGACTGGGACCCCCACCTATCCCTGTTGATCAATTTTCACTAGAAAAATTGGTTGATGCAATAATGTTCATGATGACACCGAAG GTGAAAGAAAATGCTGTCCAACTAGCCAAAGCCATGGAAACGGAGGATGGTGTTTCTGGAGCTGTTAAAGCATTTCTAAAGCATCTTCCTCCAAAAATCTCACCTCAAGTTACACCTGAACCGTCAAGCTTCGTGGATTTCTTGGTTGCTCCTATTAGAAGGTGTTTTTTTTCACCTCAAGTTATATTCTGTGCATTTTATGTTGTTAAAGAAAGGCATTTATGGTGGAACATATATCTATATGCTAGAGTACATATATCTTACCCTACCAGTTATTAA
- the LOC135612384 gene encoding sterol 3-beta-glucosyltransferase UGT80A2-like isoform X4, whose translation MAENSNSMGESDKDGSASSPAVERNLPRASTMPKGTKYAEKSETSSEGPNLERSKTEKHGQNSPHDDPTAQLFDDKIPDKQKTLNQIATVKDDGTVVVDVPSNFETKSINLRSENIYGEAVDEEPVDLPDLQYRPPMQIVILIVGTRGDVQPFVAIGKLLQAYGHRVRLATHANFREFVLTAGLEFYPLGGDPKILAEYMVKNKGFLPSAPSEIPIQRKQIKEIIFSLLSSCKDPDIGTDVPFKVDAIIANPPAYGHTHVAEALKVPIHIFFTMPWTPTSEFPHPLSRVKQSVGYRLSYQIVDSVIWLGICDMINDFRKQKLKLQPVTYLSGVQTSASDIPYGYIWSPHLVPKPKDWGPKIDVVGFCFLDLASNYEPPESIVDWLNAGEKPVYIGFGSLPVQEPGKMTKIIVEAQKITGQRGIINKGWGGLGNLAEPKDYVYLLDNVPHDWLFPQCKAVVHHGGAGTTAAGLRAACPTTIVPFFGDQPFWGERVHARGLGPPPIPVDQFSLEKLVDAIMFMMTPKVKENAVQLAKAMETEDGVSGAVKAFLKHLPPKISPQVTPEPSSFVDFLVAPIRRCFFSPQVIFCAFYVVKERHLWWNIYLYARVHISYPTSY comes from the exons ATGGCGGAGAACAGCAACAGCATGGGGGAGAGCGACAAAGATGGATCCGCCTCCTCTCCCGCGG TCGAGAGAAATCTTCCTAGGGCAAGCACAATGCCTAAAGGGACAAAATATGCTGAAAAATCAGAGACTTCCTCAGAAGGACCAAATCTAGAAAGGTCCAAAACTGAGAAACATGGGCAAAATAGTCCACATGATGACCCAACAGCCCAATTATTTGACGACAAGATTCCTGACAAACAAAAG ACGTTAAATCAAATAGCTACAGTGAAGGATGATGGGACTGTTGTGGTAGATGTTCCAAGCAATTTTGAAACCAAATCAATAAATTTGAGATCTGAGAATATATATGGTGAAGCAGTTGATGAAGAGCCAGTAGATTTGCCTGATCTACAGTATCGACCTCCGATGCAAATAGTCATTCTTATTGTTGGGACACGAGGTGATGTGCAACCATTTGTTGCTATTGGAAAACTTTTGCAG GCCTATGGTCATCGTGTTAGGCTGGCAACTCATGCAAATTTCAGGGAATTTGTTTTAACTGCTGGCTTGGAGTTTTATCCTCTAGGTGGAGATCCAAAAATTCTTGCTGAAT ATATGGTTAAGAATAAAGGTTTCTTACCTTCTGCACCATCGGAGATACCTATCCAACGGAAACAGATTAAAGAAATTATATTTTCCTTGCTTTCATCCTGTAAGGATCCTGATATTGGCACCGATGTTCCGTTCAAAGTCGATGCTATAATTGCAAATCCACCCGCATATG GGCATACACATGTGGCTGAGGCGCTAAAAGTACCAATTCACATTTTTTTTACAATGCCATGGAC ACCAACTAGTGAATTTCCACATCCTCTTTCCCGTGTCAAGCAATCTGTTGGATATAGA CTCTCGTATCAGATTGTTGATTCTGTGATTTGGCTTGGAATATGCGACATGATAAATGATTttaggaaacaaaaattaaagctgCAACCTGTGACTTATTTAAGTGGTGTACAGACTTCTGCCTCTGACATACCTTATGGGTATATCTGGAGTCCCCATCTTGTTCCAAAACCAAAA GATTGGGGACCCAAAATTGATGTGGTTGGATTTTGTTTCCTTGACCTTGCATCAAATTATGAACCGCCAGAGTCAATTGTAGATTGGCTGAATGCTGGTGAAAAGCCTGTTTATATTGGGTTTGGTAGCCTT CCTGTTCAAGAACCTGGAAAAATGACAAAGATTATTGTGGAGGCACAAAAAATTACTGGTCAAAGAGGCATCATCAATAAGGGCTGGGGTGGCCTTGGAAATT TGGCAGAACCCAAGGATTACGTGTACCTGCTGGATAATGTTCCCCATGACTGGTTATTCCCGCAGTGTAAGGCAGTG GTGCATCATGGTGGTGCTGGAACAACAGCCGCTGGGCTTAGGGCTGCT TGCCCAACTACTATTGTACCTTTCTTTGGTGACCAACCTTTTTGGGGAGAACGAGTGCATGCCAGGGGACTGGGACCCCCACCTATCCCTGTTGATCAATTTTCACTAGAAAAATTGGTTGATGCAATAATGTTCATGATGACACCGAAG GTGAAAGAAAATGCTGTCCAACTAGCCAAAGCCATGGAAACGGAGGATGGTGTTTCTGGAGCTGTTAAAGCATTTCTAAAGCATCTTCCTCCAAAAATCTCACCTCAAGTTACACCTGAACCGTCAAGCTTCGTGGATTTCTTGGTTGCTCCTATTAGAAGGTGTTTTTTTTCACCTCAAGTTATATTCTGTGCATTTTATGTTGTTAAAGAAAGGCATTTATGGTGGAACATATATCTATATGCTAGAGTACATATATCTTACCCTACCAGTTATTAA
- the LOC135612384 gene encoding sterol 3-beta-glucosyltransferase UGT80A2-like isoform X2, with the protein MAENSNSMGESDKDGSASSPAVERNLPRASTMPKGTKYAEKSETSSEGPNLERSKTEKHGQNSPHDDPTAQLFDDKIPDKQKTLNQIATVKDDGTVVVDVPSNFETKSINLRSENIYGEAVDEEPVDLPDLQYRPPMQIVILIVGTRGDVQPFVAIGKLLQAYGHRVRLATHANFREFVLTAGLEFYPLGGDPKILAEYMVKNKGFLPSAPSEIPIQRKQIKEIIFSLLSSCKDPDIGTDVPFKVDAIIANPPAYGHTHVAEALKVPIHIFFTMPWTPTSEFPHPLSRVKQSVGYRPVQEPGKMTKIIVEAQKITGQRGIINKGWGGLGNLAEPKDYVYLLDNVPHDWLFPQCKAVVHHGGAGTTAAGLRAACPTTIVPFFGDQPFWGERVHARGLGPPPIPVDQFSLEKLVDAIMFMMTPKVKENAVQLAKAMETEDGVSGAVKAFLKHLPPKISPQVTPEPSSFVDFLVAPIRRVHEMEMMSVGLSWYISN; encoded by the exons ATGGCGGAGAACAGCAACAGCATGGGGGAGAGCGACAAAGATGGATCCGCCTCCTCTCCCGCGG TCGAGAGAAATCTTCCTAGGGCAAGCACAATGCCTAAAGGGACAAAATATGCTGAAAAATCAGAGACTTCCTCAGAAGGACCAAATCTAGAAAGGTCCAAAACTGAGAAACATGGGCAAAATAGTCCACATGATGACCCAACAGCCCAATTATTTGACGACAAGATTCCTGACAAACAAAAG ACGTTAAATCAAATAGCTACAGTGAAGGATGATGGGACTGTTGTGGTAGATGTTCCAAGCAATTTTGAAACCAAATCAATAAATTTGAGATCTGAGAATATATATGGTGAAGCAGTTGATGAAGAGCCAGTAGATTTGCCTGATCTACAGTATCGACCTCCGATGCAAATAGTCATTCTTATTGTTGGGACACGAGGTGATGTGCAACCATTTGTTGCTATTGGAAAACTTTTGCAG GCCTATGGTCATCGTGTTAGGCTGGCAACTCATGCAAATTTCAGGGAATTTGTTTTAACTGCTGGCTTGGAGTTTTATCCTCTAGGTGGAGATCCAAAAATTCTTGCTGAAT ATATGGTTAAGAATAAAGGTTTCTTACCTTCTGCACCATCGGAGATACCTATCCAACGGAAACAGATTAAAGAAATTATATTTTCCTTGCTTTCATCCTGTAAGGATCCTGATATTGGCACCGATGTTCCGTTCAAAGTCGATGCTATAATTGCAAATCCACCCGCATATG GGCATACACATGTGGCTGAGGCGCTAAAAGTACCAATTCACATTTTTTTTACAATGCCATGGAC ACCAACTAGTGAATTTCCACATCCTCTTTCCCGTGTCAAGCAATCTGTTGGATATAGA CCTGTTCAAGAACCTGGAAAAATGACAAAGATTATTGTGGAGGCACAAAAAATTACTGGTCAAAGAGGCATCATCAATAAGGGCTGGGGTGGCCTTGGAAATT TGGCAGAACCCAAGGATTACGTGTACCTGCTGGATAATGTTCCCCATGACTGGTTATTCCCGCAGTGTAAGGCAGTG GTGCATCATGGTGGTGCTGGAACAACAGCCGCTGGGCTTAGGGCTGCT TGCCCAACTACTATTGTACCTTTCTTTGGTGACCAACCTTTTTGGGGAGAACGAGTGCATGCCAGGGGACTGGGACCCCCACCTATCCCTGTTGATCAATTTTCACTAGAAAAATTGGTTGATGCAATAATGTTCATGATGACACCGAAG GTGAAAGAAAATGCTGTCCAACTAGCCAAAGCCATGGAAACGGAGGATGGTGTTTCTGGAGCTGTTAAAGCATTTCTAAAGCATCTTCCTCCAAAAATCTCACCTCAAGTTACACCTGAACCGTCAAGCTTCGTGGATTTCTTGGTTGCTCCTATTAGAAG AGTGCATGAAATGGAGATGATGTCAGTGGGTCTTTCATGGTATATAAGCAATTAG
- the LOC135612384 gene encoding sterol 3-beta-glucosyltransferase UGT80A2-like isoform X3, whose protein sequence is MAENSNSMGESDKDGSASSPAVERNLPRASTMPKGTKYAEKSETSSEGPNLERSKTEKHGQNSPHDDPTAQLFDDKIPDKQKTLNQIATVKDDGTVVVDVPSNFETKSINLRSENIYGEAVDEEPVDLPDLQYRPPMQIVILIVGTRGDVQPFVAIGKLLQAYGHRVRLATHANFREFVLTAGLEFYPLGGDPKILAEYMVKNKGFLPSAPSEIPIQRKQIKEIIFSLLSSCKDPDIGTDVPFKVDAIIANPPAYGHTHVAEALKVPIHIFFTMPWTPTSEFPHPLSRVKQSVGYRPVQEPGKMTKIIVEAQKITGQRGIINKGWGGLGNLAEPKDYVYLLDNVPHDWLFPQCKAVVHHGGAGTTAAGLRAACPTTIVPFFGDQPFWGERVHARGLGPPPIPVDQFSLEKLVDAIMFMMTPKVKENAVQLAKAMETEDGVSGAVKAFLKHLPPKISPQVTPEPSSFVDFLVAPIRSIHA, encoded by the exons ATGGCGGAGAACAGCAACAGCATGGGGGAGAGCGACAAAGATGGATCCGCCTCCTCTCCCGCGG TCGAGAGAAATCTTCCTAGGGCAAGCACAATGCCTAAAGGGACAAAATATGCTGAAAAATCAGAGACTTCCTCAGAAGGACCAAATCTAGAAAGGTCCAAAACTGAGAAACATGGGCAAAATAGTCCACATGATGACCCAACAGCCCAATTATTTGACGACAAGATTCCTGACAAACAAAAG ACGTTAAATCAAATAGCTACAGTGAAGGATGATGGGACTGTTGTGGTAGATGTTCCAAGCAATTTTGAAACCAAATCAATAAATTTGAGATCTGAGAATATATATGGTGAAGCAGTTGATGAAGAGCCAGTAGATTTGCCTGATCTACAGTATCGACCTCCGATGCAAATAGTCATTCTTATTGTTGGGACACGAGGTGATGTGCAACCATTTGTTGCTATTGGAAAACTTTTGCAG GCCTATGGTCATCGTGTTAGGCTGGCAACTCATGCAAATTTCAGGGAATTTGTTTTAACTGCTGGCTTGGAGTTTTATCCTCTAGGTGGAGATCCAAAAATTCTTGCTGAAT ATATGGTTAAGAATAAAGGTTTCTTACCTTCTGCACCATCGGAGATACCTATCCAACGGAAACAGATTAAAGAAATTATATTTTCCTTGCTTTCATCCTGTAAGGATCCTGATATTGGCACCGATGTTCCGTTCAAAGTCGATGCTATAATTGCAAATCCACCCGCATATG GGCATACACATGTGGCTGAGGCGCTAAAAGTACCAATTCACATTTTTTTTACAATGCCATGGAC ACCAACTAGTGAATTTCCACATCCTCTTTCCCGTGTCAAGCAATCTGTTGGATATAGA CCTGTTCAAGAACCTGGAAAAATGACAAAGATTATTGTGGAGGCACAAAAAATTACTGGTCAAAGAGGCATCATCAATAAGGGCTGGGGTGGCCTTGGAAATT TGGCAGAACCCAAGGATTACGTGTACCTGCTGGATAATGTTCCCCATGACTGGTTATTCCCGCAGTGTAAGGCAGTG GTGCATCATGGTGGTGCTGGAACAACAGCCGCTGGGCTTAGGGCTGCT TGCCCAACTACTATTGTACCTTTCTTTGGTGACCAACCTTTTTGGGGAGAACGAGTGCATGCCAGGGGACTGGGACCCCCACCTATCCCTGTTGATCAATTTTCACTAGAAAAATTGGTTGATGCAATAATGTTCATGATGACACCGAAG GTGAAAGAAAATGCTGTCCAACTAGCCAAAGCCATGGAAACGGAGGATGGTGTTTCTGGAGCTGTTAAAGCATTTCTAAAGCATCTTCCTCCAAAAATCTCACCTCAAGTTACACCTGAACCGTCAAGCTTCGTGGATTTCTTGGTTGCTCCTATTAGAAG CATTCATGCTTGA
- the LOC103985054 gene encoding uncharacterized protein LOC103985054: MGINDILCSVNPDEVSRVYYADGRIHIRKNRIGLCLDEGRRLQATDMDHLHRLPPPLASFAASWSLPWQPQEADGVATAEELKQALLRTTLELESTRATAKEELRRMESRGLHLSRLLEAATRERDEARHALLLLLLHHTDRGQPLQEPKPNLGPNLALDEGTDVAEAAAAAAATAAAEDVVERSNRASSAVAEVELAAVRRALPEKGQLVEAVMGAGRCCCWVRSIYMDLDN, encoded by the exons ATGGGCATCAATGACATTTTATGTAGCGTCAATCCGGATGAGGTGTCTCGTGTGTACTACGCTGACGGCCGCATTCATATAAGAAAGAATCGGATTGGCTTGTGCTTGGACGAGGGTCGCCGCCTACAAGCAACCGACATGGACCACCTCCACCGCTTGCCTCCGCCTCTCGCCAGCTTCGCCGCCTCATGGTCTTTGCCTTGGCAACCTCAG GAAGCGGACGGAGTCGCGACGGCGGAGGAGCTGAAGCAAGCGCTCCTCCGGACGACCCTGGAGCTCGAGTCCACTCGCGCCACGGCCAAGGAGGAGCTCCGGAGGATGGAGTCCCGGGGCCTCCACCTCTCCCGCCTGCTCGAGGCCGCCACCCGAGAGCGCGACGAGGCCCGccacgccctcctcctcctcctccttcaccaCACCGACCGCGGTCAACCACTCCAGGAACCCAAGCCCAACCTCGGCCCCAACTTGGCTTTGGACGAGGGGACTGAcgtcgcggaggcggcggcggcggcggctgctaCTGCTGCCGCGGAGGACGTGGTTGAGAGAAGCAACCGGGCGTCTTCGGCGGTGGCGGAGGTGGAGTTGGCGGCAGTGAGGAGGGCCCTGCCGGAAAAGGGGCAACTGGTGGAGGCGGTGATGGGTGCGGGCCGCTGCTGTTGTTGGGTCCGGTCCATATATATGGATTTGGATAATtaa